CACCAGGCTTTTTTCATTCTCTGCAGGCTGACGGTTGGTATAGTCGTCACCGATCAATAAGATTTTCTTACCTGTCATTGCAAATGCATACGCGAGCGCAGAAGTAAAGAAAGTCTTTCCTTCGCCGGATTTCACGCTGGTCACCCCCAGGATTTTAGAACCTGAATCAAGGTCCAGTGTTTTAGAAATTTCAAAACGCAAAGAACGCATCAGGTCCTTAAACACAATAAAGTCAGTAACTTTATCATTGTCTCCCCAAATTACACGGGGATCTTTATCTTTCTCCTCAATAAAATTGATATTTCCCAGAACCCTACCAATGTTAAGACCGGAAAGTTGTTTGGTGTTATTTATAGTATGGTCAAGAAGAAACATGGAGAAAATAATCAATAAGCAGAAGGAAAAACTGGAAATACCAGACAATGCCATATAGATTAATTTTTTAGAAGGCTCCGGAGGTCCCGGCAAGCCCATTTGTGCTACCTGAAGCTTTAAACCTATACTCTTTTCTACATTTGATTGGTTGTACCGATTTAATGCATCCATATATTCTTTGGTCGCCACATCTGCATCACGTTCAAAATTCTGAACACCTGCATCAAAAGGTACCATCGTGTTATACTTCGCCTTAAGCTGATTCAATTCTGCGTCAATAGATCTCAGACTATTCTGCGCTAAAGAAACGGCAATCTCCATAGAGTTTTTTTGTTGAATCAGGCTTTGTTTGGTCGCAACCGGATCAGTAATGTTATCATCAGATGATTTCTGCATTTGCTTGGTCAGCAAAGTCTGCAAAGAATCTACTTTACGCTGATCCGATGGTTTAAAACCATTGTCTATATAATTGTTTGAAGCGATCTTAATCTGATTGTTTAACGCGACAATATTGGTATTTTCCTTAACCAGACCTCCACCAAGATATTTTTGGTCCGTTCCATTAAGTTTTCGGTTCAGGTTTGCAATTGCACCCTGGTTTGATTGGATTTCCCGAAGAGCCTGAGATTTACGCTCTTCGTAATCCGTAATCTGCTTATAAATAATTTCGGATTGTTTATCCAGGTTCAGTACACCATTATTGATTTTATAATTCTTTAACTCTGAGTTTTTAGAGTTCATGGCCATTTCTTTCTTTTTGACCAGTGAATCAAGAACCGAAATAGATTTATTCTGGTTGCTTGATACATTTGCACTATAGGTATTGATAAATTCACCTGATAAGGTGTTTACCACAAAAGCCGACAGCAAAGGATTTTCAGATGTATACTCGATATTGATAAAATCACTGTTATCAATTCTGTAAATGCTCAATTTTTTATTGAGGCTGATCTCATCATATCCCATCGATACCAAAAGATCATAAAGTTTATATTTGCCACTATCAACAGTAGTGATGACCTCCTTTTTAAAGAGTTTATCACTATAAAGAGAGATCACATTCTGAAGATCTGTAGCATTTAATTTTTTAATCTCCTCACTGTACTGTTTAAAAGATTCCGGTGCGCTTAACAAATCGTGTAAAATCAGACTATAAGACAGGGTACTCATGGTCTTTTTCATTTTCATCATCTCCATGATGTTGCTGAATTGCTGATTGACCTTAAAGAAATCTGTATTCTGGTTTTCTGAGGCCACCTGTCTGGACTGATCAACCAGACCAGTCGACATCTGTACCTGAGACTTATATTCCTTAGGTAAATTTTTTACCAGAAAAAAGGTAAGTAATAAAGCCACAAGTGGTACCAAAATTAGTACCCACTTATAGCGTAATAAAAGTCTTAAAAATACTTTAAGATCCATAGTTTAGGGATTTTTATAATTGGTTAATTAATCTCGGTAAGTTTTTTACCAATGATTTCCTCCAATGCATCTTTCGCTCTGAAATAGGCAACCTCTGTTAACAGCTTATCAGAATCGGCGGTTGCTGAGTTGATTCTCGACTGGTTAAAGACATCGATAGTTACTTCTCCCTTTGCAAATTTGTATTTTAGGTTCTCAGCAACACTTTTGTTGTCCTGAGCAGCCTGAGTTTTGATTTTAAGTGTACCTTGTTGTTGCAGGTACTCATAATATCTTTTTTTAACTTCATTGACAAGGATCAGGTCATATTCTTCATTCTCCAGTTGAGCCACTTTATATTCGGCTTTTGCTTTTTTTACCATAAAAGGTTTTTGAAGCAATGAACCAACGTTAACGTTTACACCAAACTGAAAGCCGTTTACAGTATAAGGGTTCAAAGGATTCAATGCCGCTTTATCATCAGGTCTGTAAATATAAGACGCATTCAGAATATCAAAGTAAGACATATTAGCAATGGGAACTCCTGTTTTAGCTTTTTCAACATTTGCTTCAAAAATCTTTTTTCTAGGATAGTTTTGTCTTGCAGACTGAATATATTTTTCTAACTGGCCATAATTAATGTCTCCTACTATAGATTCCTGCGCTGACAAGTTCAAATTAAAGATACCTATAATTAAAAAGGTAATAAAAGCTGATTTTTTCATTTTTTTTATGTTTTGTAGATCTTTTAAATAGATTATACTTTCTCCTTCTGGATTAAAGCGGGTATGGTTTTTAGGATGATTTTCAGATCCAGCAGAATAGAATAATTATCAGCATAATAATTATCCAGTTCCTTACGTTCGCGCTCTGACATATCTTTTTGACCTCTTTTACTAATTTGCCATAAGCCTGTCAGACCCGCAGGCCCAAGGAATCGCGTAGACCATTCGTTGGTGGTTAACTGTTCTGCCTCATACAAGGGCAAAGGTCTGTTCCCGACCAAAGACATATCTCCGATAAATACATTGATTAATTGTGGCAGTTCGTCAATACTTGTTTTTCTTAGAAACCCACCCAATCTGGTAATTCTTGGATCATCTTTGAATTTAACAAATGCAGACTTACCGGTTTTGTTCTCCTCATTATTAGCATATTGATTCAGATCGGCCATATCCTTTAGCATCTTATCTGCATCACTGCGCATAGATCTGAATTTATAAAAATCGAATATTTTATAGCCAGCCCCTACCCGCTTGCTCTTGTAAATTACTTTCCCCTTAGATTCCAGTCTGATGAGAATCGCAACAACAATAAACAGTGGCATCAAAAACAACAGCGCAAAGCCCGAAGCTACCATATCAAAAGCCCGTTTAGTCCATGGCAATTGATATTCTACATCAGCTTTCTGTGCGAGCTCCATTAATTTCGGTTTGATTAACTTAAATTTAACTAAAAAATTAAGCCTTTCACAAAAATCTTCCAGTGGAAAAGGATAGGTATAGTAATCATTGACTTTTAGATCCAATGCCATCTTTCTCCAGACTTTGTCTTCTTTAATCCCTAAAAGAACAAGAATGAGTCCCTGCAAAAGTGGATTTTTCTTAATCTCTCTGATCTGTTCGAAACAGTTTTTATTGTCATCAACTTCAATCAAAATGATATCAGGTAATGTTAATAATGACTGCTGATCAAGATAGCGCTTAAAATCCTGCGGGTCATCCATATGCTCCACATTGGTGTCGAACTCCTCAGCAATCACCTCTTTAAGGAGTTTTCCAAAATGCACTATTTTGGCATTTATCTGAGGACGGTTAATGGTCGAAGTTGTCATGCGGTTATGAGTTGAGCAATTTGCGATTTTAGAATTGCAGGATTAAAAGGTTTTTCCAGATAGCTGTCAATCTTGAAAGGCATTTGTTTCACTTTATCCGCCAGATCTTCTGCCCCAGACAATAAGATCACCGGTGTATTTCTGTAAAACCCGCTGATCTTAAGGTTTCTGATTAATGTACTTCCATCGAAGTAAGGCATCATCAGATCAGATATGATCAGATCAGGATCGTTTCCTTCTTCCAGCCAGGCTATAGCTTCGATTCCACTCTTTTTTATGATCAGGTCATAATCAGCCGCCAGGATGAAGCTCAATAGCTTAAGAATACTCAGTTCATCATCTACGATGAGTATGCTTTTTTTATGATCAGGTTTAATTTCCATGTATTCGTTACTGTAATTCTTACGGGAATTCCACAACAAAAACCTATCCAAATAAGGAAAATTCCCCATTTCGGATTCATTTTCGGTCGTCCCATTATTACTGATTCTTTCTGTAAACATAATACTTTTTCTAGTAATCGTCCCTATTCAGCCTCGATCGGTTTACATTTTAGAAATTTCCGAGTTTAGCCCCCTTAATTAACTTATTTTATATTAATAACAAATGTCTTTTTACTTACCTCGCCTGCCTTCAGGTCATTCAGTTCATTACAAACAATACGGCCAAAAGAATCGATTACTAATAACCTGATCTTTTGTTCTTCTTTAGACAACACCTCAGTTTTCAAATCAAAATCTCCGGAGTAGAAAAAAGGAATATCATTGCTTCCCTTATCGATTCCAACATTATATGCCTTGCTATTTACCTCATAATTGATTTCGCAATTTTCACATTCCACCCTTAAAAGCCCTTCTCTTTTAAGAATCACATTAGATATATTATCAAATGAGGCATCCTTTTTACAACTGTATAAGGAAGTCAGAACAACTAGCAATAATAGATATTGAATTCTCATTTTAGGTTATTATTATATCGAGGTAAAGGAAAAAACCAAGCCAATAACAGATATGATAGACGGAAATGTGGATATTAGGGGTTCAACCAAACGTTAAAGCTGTTTAGAAGCTGATTTTTCTTTCTGGTTAATTCCAAAATTTTTCATTCTTTCATTTTACCGGGTAGTTTATTTTCCCAAAATCCACCCCACTGTGGGCAATTTTCTACAATAAAAAAAATGGGGAATGTTGATTTTTGAAGGATTAATTTCCAATTGGGGACTTTCACACCATGCTCTATTCAGAAACAAAGATCTGTATCTTAAAAAGTTCAGTATATATTAAGATAAAAATAGATTTGAACTTAAAATTCCACAAAAAAACCAGGTAAAAAACCCCAATTAAAAGGCTCTTACCTGGCTTTCATGAAAATTTCGGTAATTAAATACTAATTTTTCGGCGTTACTCTTCCGGATTTTCTATCCTGTGCCCTTCCAATCACATAACCTGTACCGGCCCCCACAACTCCACCGATAATCGCACCTCTTCCATCCTTTTTATCAATCAGGACACCGCCTAAGGCACCTGCCCCTGCACCAATAACTGCTCCTTTAGCTGCCTGACTCCAGCCTTTTTTCTTAGCAGGAACTGCAGCTTCTGTGTTAGATGAATTATTTCTATCACTTCTTTCTGCTGCTGCTTCATTCCGTTCGGCCAAAAGAAGCGTTCTTTTTTCTTCTTTAACTTTTTCTTCTTTAACTTTCGCTAATCTTTCTTTCTCCTGAGCATCTGCTCTTTTAAAACTATCTAGTTTCAGACTATCCTTTACCGCAACAATTGCTTGCTGCTTTATCATCGCCTCCTGCTTGGCATTATTTGAACATGCTGATAAGACTATCGCAAATGCCGCTACTGAAAATATCTTTTTCATAACTATAGAATGTTTAGATTAATACATATACACTGTAAAAATGATGCCAAACTCTCTATTTGTCCATTAATGGCGAATTAATGAAAGGTTCATCACGATCATGATCATCGTCCTCACCGTCCGGATTTCCTGAAATCCGGTCATTATCAGTATTCAAATAATTATAAAAAGAGAAATTTTCTGAAGACTGATCCGCATCCAAACCGAGGTTATCCGGCTCTTCATAAGTCCTCTTTTTAGGTCTCTTTTCATTTGCAATTGATCTTATTTTTTCAGGATTCGTCTCTTTGCTCATTTTATCAATTTTAAATCCGACTATACATTAACTTCCTTATACCCTAACAATATACGTTTAAATAGGTTCCAACGGCATTCATCATTAAATATTTAATTCGTTTTTCTTCCTATTTAAAGATTTTGATATTAATATTCTATTCATTATTTTCACATCGAAATATATATATAATAATATGCGTACAACAGGAAAAGTTAAATGGTTTAATTCTGCAAAAGGATTTGGATTTATAACTCCAGAAGATGGAGGAAAAGATATTTTCGTACATTTTTCTGCGATTGCAGGAGATTCATTCAGAGAGTTGAATGAAGGAGACAGCGTAGAATTCGAATTGAATGAAGGAAAAAAAGGTCCTGAAGCATCAAACGTAACAGTTCTTTAGTCTTAATTCATTTCATAAAAGAGGGGTATGTTTAGGCATCACCCCTTTTTTTATTGCAGCCTTTAACCTGGATATACAACAAAATGCCGGAAAGTCCATCCTCGATTCCTCAAAACCATACCATCAGCATCCTTGGTTGCGGATGGTATGGTTTTGAACTTGCCAAACAACTCCTCTCATCAGGTTATCTTGTAAAAGGTTCCAGTACCACAGCAACTAAGCTAACCCTGCTTTCGGAATCTGGAATCCAGCCCTACCTTATAGATTTTCAAGAAGATAAAGCTCATTACGATCCCGATTTCTTTAATACAGATCTGCTGATCATCAACATTCCACCAAAGAGAGTCAGTGGAAAACAAGACTCTTTTTGCAAGAAAATAGAAAGAATTGCCAGTGCAGCACAAAAACAGCAGTTAAAACATATTGTGTTTATCAGCTCCACAGCGGTTTATGGCGATCAAAATCTTGAAATTACAGAGTCTACCCTAACCAATCCGGATACCGCATCTGGAAAAGCCATGCTCGAAGCAGAAAACCTGCTGACCAGCCAAACTGCTTTTACCACCACCATTCTTCGCTTTGCAGGATTAATTGGTCCCGGCCGAAATCCAGGAAGGTTCTTTGCTGGTAAAGACAATATTCCCAACGGACGCGCCCCTGTTAACTTAGTACACCTGCAGGATTGCATAAACTTCAGTATAACCCTGATTAAAAATGCAACATTCGGACCTATATATAATGTCTGCTCACCAGACCATCCGAGCAGACAGGAATTTTATCGCAAAGCCGCTCAGGTATCCGGACTTCCTGTTCCTACGTTTCAGGATGAACTTCTGAAATGGAAGAAGGTATCGACCATACATGTAGCTCCCGGCTTTAACTATACTTACCGGGTTAATAATTTTTCAACATGGATGGATACAGATAAATTATAAAAAATGATAACTTGGCTCCAATAAGGATACCATAGCTATGAAATTGACTATTTGGGGAGCAGCAAGACAGGTAACAGGGAGTATGCACCTGCTGCAATTAGAGGATTATAATATACTGGTCGATTGCGGTCTGGATTATGAAAAAGAAACTTATCAGGAAGAGAACCAGTATTTTCCTTTTGACCCATCCAGCATAGATGTGGTCATCCTGACACATGCACACATTGACCACTCCGGCAATTTACCTACATTAGTCAGAATGGGCTTCGAAGGTCAGGTTCTTTGTACTCCTCCCACAGCAGATCTTACAGAACTACTACTGCTAGATTCTGTCAATATTTTTCTCAGTAAACAGCATAAACCCAAGGGCCGCCGTGGAAGAGGTTCCCATCCCGGACCTCAGCCACTTTATCTCCAAAAGCATGTCATGGATACCGTTGAACGTTTTGTTACGATCGGCTTCCACAGAGATTTTCGCTTAAACGGGAAAGTATCTTTAAAATTCATACCGGTTGGCCATCTCCTGGGTGCAGCTGCGGTCGTACTCACGGTACAGGATCATGGGCTGGAAAAGAAAATCGCTTTTACAGGAGATATTGGCCGGAATAATTATCCGGTACTGGTAAACCCTGAGCCCATTCCTCAGGTAGATTACCTGGTGTCAGAATCCACTTACGGAGGAAAACTACATAGCACGGACGTCAGTCTGGAACAGAAGTTAATCGATACCATCAATGAATCCTGTATCAAATTTCCAGGACGGCTGATCATCCCGGCTTTTAGTATTGGCAGAACTCAATCTCTGGTTTATTCCTTAAACAAAATTTTCAGCCAGGGCCTCCTTCCCTACGTTAAAGTTTTTGTAGATAGCCCGATGGCAGAATTCGCCACTGATATTTACCGCCACCACCATGACCTGGTTAACGATGAAGCAAAAGAATTTTACAAACAAAAAGGAGATGAGTTTGAATTTGAGGCACTTTCTTATGTACACGATAAAAAAGAAAGTTTATCTGTTTCCAATTATCATGAACCGTGTATCATCATCTCCTCTGCCGGAATGCTGGAAGGAGGCAGGATACAAGACCACCTTTATTATAATATTCAGAATTATTATTGTACCATTCTATTCATTGGATATTGTGCAAAAGGAACATTAGGCAACCGCCTCTTGCGTGGTGATCCAATCATCAGGCTCAGAAACCGTGATCTGATGGTTTATGCAAGCATTAAGCAAACTGATCTGTTGAGCGGTCATGGCGATCACAATGATCTGGTTAATATGATAAAACACCAGGACTCCGGACAATTAAAACAGATATTCCTCGTTCATGGTGAAGAGAAGAATACAAATAGCCTGGCTGAAGCACTTATTGATATTGGCTATAAAGTCAGTATTCCGGAAAAGGGAGAAGTGTTTGAATTGTAAACCTGAGCTAGCTCTTCCAATGTTCAATTCTTTCTAAAACCAGGAATTGTAGCAAATACTATACATAAAAATGCCGCATTTATCAAAAAAGATATATTTTATAAATATTCTGGAACATCTATTAACATACTGATTATTAGTTAATTCTGATTTATTTTCCATCAACAATAGCTTTGGCAAGGTTATTACAAGGAGGTTAGCAGTTCAGTAGAGTAACTGGATGCACATATATCTAATTGAAAAGAAAATGAAATCTAACATTACAAAAGCCGCAATGGTAGTTGCCCTATTGGGAGTATCATCGCAATTATTCGCTCAAGATACGGCGCCTGAAACTACAGGACGCTTTGGGAAAAAAGAATTCCGTACCTGGTCAATTGGTGGACATGCTGGTGTATTAAGCACCAATACCATCTTCAATGGCAATAGCCGTGATTTTAAAACTGCAAATGAATCTTTAGGATATGGCGGTTATATCAAAAAACAAATTCTACCTGCTCTAGGTTTACAAGCAGATTTCTTAGCTGGTAAAGTAAAAGGTTCAAGAGGACTTGCTGGAATTAATCCATTAACCAATGAAGCTATTTACAGCAATGATAAAAGCTTTGAAACAAGACTTGAATGGTCAGCAGCCTTAACTGCAGTTTATAACCTGGCTAATATCAGCATCAACAGAGAAAATGCAGTATTGATTCCTTACGTAAAAGCTGGTGCTGGTTATATGTCATCAGGTGCTGATGTAACTACTGCCGGTGTTGTTGACAAACAATCTTACAGAGAAGGATATTTCATCCCGGTAGGTGCTGGTTTTAAATTGGGTATTGCAAAAGGTATCAATTTAGACTTCGGTTACGATGTTAACTTTGTTAAAACCGGTAAATTTGACGGTATGAACACTGCAAGATTCGATAAATTCTCTTATGGACATGCAGGTTTAGAATTTGCTTTGGGTAGCAAATCAAAACCACAGTTACAAAACTACAGCTCATTGGCTAACTTACGTAACGAAAGTGCAGAAGAAAGTGCTGATTTAAGAAGAGCCTTATCTACAGCAGAGCAAAATGCTAAAAGAGATAAAGAAGCAATGGAAGCTAAATATGCACAGGAAATGGGTGATGACGATGGTGATGGTGTAGCTAACAAATTTGATAAATGTCCAGGTACTCCTTCAGGAACCGTAGTTGATGGTGCCGGATGTACATTAAAAGCTGCTCCAGCTGTAATCAGAGAAAAAATTATCGTAACAGAAGCTGACAAAAAAGTAGTTAACGAAGCGATCAGAGATTTAGAGTTTGACTTAGGAAAAGCAACTATCCGTTCGAAATCTTATCCTACATTAAACCGTGTTGCTGCTCTTCTGGTAGAGAAAAATTTCAGCTTAAAATTAGCTGGTCACACAGATAACACAGGTTCAATGGCTTTAAACTTACGTTTGTCGAAAGACAGAGCTGAAGCAATCAAAGCTTATTTAGTATCACAAGGTGCAAATGCTTCCCGTATCGAAGCTACAGGTTACGGACCTAACCAACCAATAGCAACTAATAAAACTGCTGCTGGTCGTCAGAAAAACCGTAGAGTTGAATTTAGTTTGTTCTAGTTTAATCAATTAATAAGGAAAGGCCGGCAAGAAATTGCTGGCTTTTTTTTGTCTTGTCCTCCTTCAACTATAAAGAATCAGGTTCGCGCTCCGGCAGGTCAATTCCTTTGACATCCATTGCATTTCCTCCCTTAAGCAGAGAAATGCTCAGTAGCATCGTTTCGGAATCTACCTGATCAATAGCATTACAGACGCTGTACTCTTCCACTACATAATTTGCTTTAAGGCGAAATTCATTTGTCGCAAGCACCTGTAAACTCCTCTCTTCGAAGACCACCTTTCTCACCTTCTCCCTGGAATGGTAGCCCTGAAGCATCAGCTCAACCTGCGCTGCAGCTACATTTAAAATGTTTAATATTGCTGAATGAGCATCATTTTGCCATAGGGATTTATTTTCAGCAGTAACAGGAAGAGTAACAGAATATTGCATAGGATATCTTGTTTAGGACTCAAGATACAAAAAAGACCTGGACAAGTATTGTCCAGGTCTTTTAAGGTGATAAAGCCGCTAAGAATTACTTTGGTTCTTCTATAGCCGCTTTCTCTTTAGGAACGAATATCAGCGAAGCAATTACCGATAAAATCAATACCCCTCCTACTATTGATAAAGAAAGTGGAGAAGAGATATGATAAATCGGTGCAATCACCATTTTTACCCCTATAAATGCCAGGATAATTGCCAAGCCATATTTCAATAAGCTGAACATATGAATGAAATTAGCCAGAAGAAAATATAAAGCCCTTAAGCCCAATATGGCAAAAATATTAGAAGTATATAAAATCAACGGATCATCCGGAGCAATCGCAAAAATCGCAGGGATGGAATCTACCGCAAAAAGTAAATCAGTAAATTCAATCACAGCCACGACAA
This region of Pedobacter steynii genomic DNA includes:
- a CDS encoding exopolysaccharide transport family protein; translated protein: MDLKVFLRLLLRYKWVLILVPLVALLLTFFLVKNLPKEYKSQVQMSTGLVDQSRQVASENQNTDFFKVNQQFSNIMEMMKMKKTMSTLSYSLILHDLLSAPESFKQYSEEIKKLNATDLQNVISLYSDKLFKKEVITTVDSGKYKLYDLLVSMGYDEISLNKKLSIYRIDNSDFINIEYTSENPLLSAFVVNTLSGEFINTYSANVSSNQNKSISVLDSLVKKKEMAMNSKNSELKNYKINNGVLNLDKQSEIIYKQITDYEERKSQALREIQSNQGAIANLNRKLNGTDQKYLGGGLVKENTNIVALNNQIKIASNNYIDNGFKPSDQRKVDSLQTLLTKQMQKSSDDNITDPVATKQSLIQQKNSMEIAVSLAQNSLRSIDAELNQLKAKYNTMVPFDAGVQNFERDADVATKEYMDALNRYNQSNVEKSIGLKLQVAQMGLPGPPEPSKKLIYMALSGISSFSFCLLIIFSMFLLDHTINNTKQLSGLNIGRVLGNINFIEEKDKDPRVIWGDNDKVTDFIVFKDLMRSLRFEISKTLDLDSGSKILGVTSVKSGEGKTFFTSALAYAFAMTGKKILLIGDDYTNRQPAENEKSLVTSQYFENFLVKKEIKTEDLITFLNKSSTSNSLLEIQSSSVLKAGFDYLKEKFDLILIDVDSLRSVNKAKEWLSFTDHSIAIFEAGSEINENDKEFVNYIRNHEGFAGWVLNKVKIKELNEKAPL
- a CDS encoding TolC family protein; translated protein: MKKSAFITFLIIGIFNLNLSAQESIVGDINYGQLEKYIQSARQNYPRKKIFEANVEKAKTGVPIANMSYFDILNASYIYRPDDKAALNPLNPYTVNGFQFGVNVNVGSLLQKPFMVKKAKAEYKVAQLENEEYDLILVNEVKKRYYEYLQQQGTLKIKTQAAQDNKSVAENLKYKFAKGEVTIDVFNQSRINSATADSDKLLTEVAYFRAKDALEEIIGKKLTEIN
- a CDS encoding sugar transferase, which gives rise to MTTSTINRPQINAKIVHFGKLLKEVIAEEFDTNVEHMDDPQDFKRYLDQQSLLTLPDIILIEVDDNKNCFEQIREIKKNPLLQGLILVLLGIKEDKVWRKMALDLKVNDYYTYPFPLEDFCERLNFLVKFKLIKPKLMELAQKADVEYQLPWTKRAFDMVASGFALLFLMPLFIVVAILIRLESKGKVIYKSKRVGAGYKIFDFYKFRSMRSDADKMLKDMADLNQYANNEENKTGKSAFVKFKDDPRITRLGGFLRKTSIDELPQLINVFIGDMSLVGNRPLPLYEAEQLTTNEWSTRFLGPAGLTGLWQISKRGQKDMSERERKELDNYYADNYSILLDLKIILKTIPALIQKEKV
- a CDS encoding response regulator — its product is MFTERISNNGTTENESEMGNFPYLDRFLLWNSRKNYSNEYMEIKPDHKKSILIVDDELSILKLLSFILAADYDLIIKKSGIEAIAWLEEGNDPDLIISDLMMPYFDGSTLIRNLKISGFYRNTPVILLSGAEDLADKVKQMPFKIDSYLEKPFNPAILKSQIAQLITA
- a CDS encoding YMGG-like glycine zipper-containing protein, whose translation is MKKIFSVAAFAIVLSACSNNAKQEAMIKQQAIVAVKDSLKLDSFKRADAQEKERLAKVKEEKVKEEKRTLLLAERNEAAAERSDRNNSSNTEAAVPAKKKGWSQAAKGAVIGAGAGALGGVLIDKKDGRGAIIGGVVGAGTGYVIGRAQDRKSGRVTPKN
- a CDS encoding cold-shock protein, encoding MRTTGKVKWFNSAKGFGFITPEDGGKDIFVHFSAIAGDSFRELNEGDSVEFELNEGKKGPEASNVTVL
- a CDS encoding SDR family oxidoreductase, with protein sequence MPESPSSIPQNHTISILGCGWYGFELAKQLLSSGYLVKGSSTTATKLTLLSESGIQPYLIDFQEDKAHYDPDFFNTDLLIINIPPKRVSGKQDSFCKKIERIASAAQKQQLKHIVFISSTAVYGDQNLEITESTLTNPDTASGKAMLEAENLLTSQTAFTTTILRFAGLIGPGRNPGRFFAGKDNIPNGRAPVNLVHLQDCINFSITLIKNATFGPIYNVCSPDHPSRQEFYRKAAQVSGLPVPTFQDELLKWKKVSTIHVAPGFNYTYRVNNFSTWMDTDKL
- a CDS encoding MBL fold metallo-hydrolase: MKLTIWGAARQVTGSMHLLQLEDYNILVDCGLDYEKETYQEENQYFPFDPSSIDVVILTHAHIDHSGNLPTLVRMGFEGQVLCTPPTADLTELLLLDSVNIFLSKQHKPKGRRGRGSHPGPQPLYLQKHVMDTVERFVTIGFHRDFRLNGKVSLKFIPVGHLLGAAAVVLTVQDHGLEKKIAFTGDIGRNNYPVLVNPEPIPQVDYLVSESTYGGKLHSTDVSLEQKLIDTINESCIKFPGRLIIPAFSIGRTQSLVYSLNKIFSQGLLPYVKVFVDSPMAEFATDIYRHHHDLVNDEAKEFYKQKGDEFEFEALSYVHDKKESLSVSNYHEPCIIISSAGMLEGGRIQDHLYYNIQNYYCTILFIGYCAKGTLGNRLLRGDPIIRLRNRDLMVYASIKQTDLLSGHGDHNDLVNMIKHQDSGQLKQIFLVHGEEKNTNSLAEALIDIGYKVSIPEKGEVFEL
- a CDS encoding OmpA family protein yields the protein MKSNITKAAMVVALLGVSSQLFAQDTAPETTGRFGKKEFRTWSIGGHAGVLSTNTIFNGNSRDFKTANESLGYGGYIKKQILPALGLQADFLAGKVKGSRGLAGINPLTNEAIYSNDKSFETRLEWSAALTAVYNLANISINRENAVLIPYVKAGAGYMSSGADVTTAGVVDKQSYREGYFIPVGAGFKLGIAKGINLDFGYDVNFVKTGKFDGMNTARFDKFSYGHAGLEFALGSKSKPQLQNYSSLANLRNESAEESADLRRALSTAEQNAKRDKEAMEAKYAQEMGDDDGDGVANKFDKCPGTPSGTVVDGAGCTLKAAPAVIREKIIVTEADKKVVNEAIRDLEFDLGKATIRSKSYPTLNRVAALLVEKNFSLKLAGHTDNTGSMALNLRLSKDRAEAIKAYLVSQGANASRIEATGYGPNQPIATNKTAAGRQKNRRVEFSLF